The genomic interval TATATAGAGATAGATTTTAAAACTATCACTGAATTTAATATTTTAGAAATTAGAGAGTGGATTGCTGAAGGTCAAAATGTAGAAGAATTTAAAGTTTATGCATATAACAATGGTTGGTTTGAACTTTATAATGGTACTTCTATTGGATATAGACATATAGCAAAACTTAATAATATCAAAACTGATAAAATTAAAATTTCATTTACTAAATATAAAAACCCACCTATGATTAATCATATTGGTGCATATTTAGGATAATTTTAATAAATAATGTTTTATAAAATACAAAAATAAATATAGAAAGTTAAAGCAAAAAACTATCCTTAATAGAGTTTTTTGCTTTTTAAAGAAAAAAGGTTGTATCAAAACTTATATTTAAAACTTATAAATATATTTTCTTTATATTTTTCATAAGTTTTATTGATTTTTGTTTTGGTACAACCCTCTTTTATTTTACTGTTAAATTAAAATAATTTTTTTGTAAATATAATTAAGTAAAGTTGTATTAAGAATAAAATTCCATTAAAATTATTCTTATAATATAATTGCAATATTTTATATTTACTGGAGGCGTAAAAAATGAATATAGCTTATGACTTTATAATTGCTTTAATATTAGCATTTGTATTAGTAATGATGAAGCAATATGTTTTTGCACTAATTGTTGTAGTAATCTATGCTTTATACAAATATAATAAGAAAAAGCCTTATATTTTAGCTTACAAAGGTAATGTTTCCTTTAGAAATGGTGAAAGAGAAAAAGCTCTAGAACTTTATAAAAAAGCTTGTACATATAAAAATGCTAGTGATAGCATAAGACTTCAATATGCATACCTTACTCTTTACTTAGGAAATTTAGAAGAAGCCACTAAGCTTCTAAGTGCTATTGATTATGATAAACTACCAGAGAGATTAAGAGCTTCTTATACAATGACAGATTCTCTTATAACTTGGAAAAATGGTGATTTAAAAAAGGCTATTGAAAACTTAAAAAATCTTCATACACAATATGAACACACAACTGTTTATGAGACTTTAGGTTATTTCTTAATATTAGATAAAAGATATGAAGAAGCCTTAGAATATAACCTTTTAGCTTATGAATATGATCAAGATAACAAAGTTATAATGGATAACTTAGCTCAATCTTATTACTTCACTGGAAATATAGAAAAGGCTAAGGAAGTATATACTAAACTTTTAGACGAAGATCCTGGAATACCAGAGCCATATTATTATTATGGCTTAATCCTAAGAGATGAAGGAGACACTAAAGGAGCTTTAGAATCTTTCGATAAAGCCTTAACTAAAAGAGAGTCTTATCTTTCAGCCCTTAATAAGGATAAAATTAGAGCTGCTATACAAGAATTAAACATATAGTAAAAGCGGGCTATATAAAAATATAATAATAAAACTTACAAACATATTCTGAGAATTACTAATTTCCCTTAATACTGTTTGTAAGTTTTATAAAAAGTTATTTTTATAAAAGCCCCTTTAATTTTACTTTTCTAAGGCTTTATTAAATTTTTCCTCTATAAATTTTCTTGAATTCTTTATCTCAACTCTGTAGTCACCAGTACCTGTGTACCAGAACTCAGTAACAAATCTTCTTACTCCCATATTATATGATTCTTTTATTATACTTTCAAAATCAACATGTCCAGTTCCAAATGGAATTTCTCTAAACTTACCTGGTTTTGTTTCCTTAAGATGAACAGCCATTATATGACCTTTACCACTTCTTAAATCTTCAATAACATTTTTATTATATTTAGTAGCGGCATTAGTTATATTTCCACAGTCAGGATAAACCCCTAAATATGGTGAATCAATCTTTTTAACATAATTCATGGCTTTTTCAACTGTGTTCATAAACTCAGTCTCCATAGTTTCAAAAGCTAAAATTATTCCTGATCTAGCAGCCATTTCAACAGATTTTTTTAGATTTTCATAAAATAATTTTCTTGTTTCTTCACTACCCTCTTCATAGTAAACATCATACCCTGCTAATTGAATTATCCTAATTCCTAAATCATCAGCTAGCTCTATGGCCTTCTCCATTATTCTCATACCACGATTTCTAGTTGTTTCATCTGCACTTCCTATAGGATATTTTCTATGTCCACTAAGACACATGGTTCTTATTGGAAGACCAACTTCATACATAAGGTCTACTAAAACCTGTCTTTCTTCTTTTGTCATATCAAGTCTTTTTAATTTTTCATCAGTTTCATCTATGCTAACCTCTAAAAAATCAAAATTATTCTCTTTTGCACATTGAAGCTTTTCTCTCCAAGTAAGTGTATTAGGCATAGCTTTCTCATATAATCCAATAAAATATTCCTTCATTTTAATCCGCTCCTTTTCTTAAGCTCCTGTTTGTCCATAGTAAGCATTTGGACCATGCTTTCTTGAAAAGTGTTTATTTAATAAGTCATCAGACATACTATCTACATTTTTATTTGCTAATATTTCTGTGTTATATGCCATCATTGCCACTTCTTCTAGAACAACAGCATTATGAACAGCATCTTTAGCATCCTTTCCCCAAGTAAATGGACCATGATTTTTAACAAGTACTGCTGGAATATTCTCTGGATTCATGTCTTTGAATCTTTCAACAATTACAACCCCTGTATTATATTCATAATTTCCTTCAATCTCTTCTCTAGTCATATCTCTTGTACAAGGGATTTCATCTGCAAAATAATCTGCCTGAGTTGTTCCATATGGCTTTATTCCTCTTCCTGCTTGAGCAAATATTGTTGCCCATCTAGAATGTGTATGAACTATTCCTCCTATATTCTTAAACTCCTTGTAAAGTTTCAAGTGAGTATCTGTATCTGATGAAGGTTTATATTTCCCTTCAACAATATTTCCCTCTAAATCAACCACAACCATATCTTCTGGTTTCATTGTGTCATACTCAACTCCTGATGGTTTAATTACAACAAGTCCTTTTTCTCTATCTATGGCAGAAACATTCCCCCATGTAAAAGTTACTAAATTATATTTTGGAAGAAGCATATTAGCTTCGTAAACTTCTTTTTTTAAGTTCTCTAACATATAAAAGATCCTCCTTAGACTCTTAATAACCCTTATAACAAAATTTATTCTTAAGTATTTAATATTAATTCACTTAATAAACTTTAAAATAAAGCTCTCTTATTAGTTAACAAAGTAAGACAAACTTATTATCTTCTATTAATCAGTAACAATATATAAGGCAGCTTGTCCTAACTCTCTATTTGCAGATATTATTATATCTCTATCATCTTCATTTAAAACGGCAACATTACTTGGTCCAACCCCAGACTCAATAACTACAGTTTCAAACTCTAATTTTTCTTTATCAGTACATTGAATATAAAATAAATCCTTATCGCATCTTCTATAACCACCTATTATAGTTGGAACTCCTCTTAGCTTGCCACCCCAAACAACATGTCCAAAATCCATTTCTTTTGGATACTCATAAATAATTTTATATTCATCTCCATACTTTTTATTTATTCTAAAATGTTTACCATGGAATTCTTCAATAGTAACTAATTCATCTTCACCATCTTCATCTATATCTACAACAGCTACATCACTTGTAGGTCTATCCATTATTTTTTCAACATTCCATTCCTCATCATCACTTTGAGGTGGTGTTACTCTAAATACTCCTTCTTGAGATGTTACTAAACCAACCATTTTTCCATTATGATATGCTCTACAATATCCATGATTTTTAGTTAATCCTTCTTTTATAACCTTAAGCTCAATAGGTTTATTTAAATCTTCTGGAATTTCTCCTACATATATCTTACCTGGATCGCTCCAATCATCTTTAAATTGCTTACTATTACATAAAACTGCTCCTAAAAAATATAACTTTCCATTAGCTTCTAAAATATCGAAACGATGTAAATATGGTAGCTTAAATAATGTTTTTATTTCCCACTTTCCATTTTCATATCTTCCCCATACTATCTCAGCATCTTCTGATTGAAATGTAGGGAAAAATCTTTGAACTGCTAGAAAATCTCCATTTTTTCCTGGGATAGGAATTATAGACATTGTTCCTCCTGGGCCATCCCAAACAGTTGATTGTTTAAAATCATCTCCCTCATACATGAAGCAAGGACCTTCTCCTTCAGTTGCTATAAGTATTTTTCTATCTCCATCAATAACAGTACTACTTGTTGCATAACATCTATGTAAGTCAGTTAAAAACTTCTTTTCTATTTTCATCTTATATTCCTCCTAGATTATAAATAATTAAAATAAAGTCTTATTTATAACATAGTACCTATCTCTTAACACTCTAAGAAATAAGTACTATATCATAACTTTTATATTTATTTGTTTACTATATTTTCTACAATCTTTTCTTCAATTTCTTTTTCTGATAAAAGGTTTTTAAGTCCTATAACGATAGTTCCTGAAGCCTTTGCTTTATCGAAATTTCCTTTTAATGCATCTGAACAGAATACTACATCATAACTTGAAGCTTCTGTTTTTGCTGCTCCTATACTTGTATGATGAATTGATACAGGAATATTTAACTTTTTAAATATCTTCTCTATTTTCATTTTTATAATTTGACTTGATCCCATTCCATTTCCACATGCTGCTATTACTTTTAACATAAATATCTCCTCCTAATTAACACCAATTATTTTTATCTATTTTATTTTGATAGTTAGTACTTAACAAAGTGGTACTAACTATCAATTGATTTAAATCTAATTTTGTACTCTTTCCTTTTCTTTGTCTTCTAAATATCCTTCATAATCTTCAACTAACTTGAAGTAACCCTTTTTATTTTTAAAATATTGAATTTGTGGTATTAAAAGCATTCCTACTACTGCTATTCCAACCCCTACATAAGCAAACTTGTCCATAAGAACTCCAACTACTGGCCATAATGTATCCCAGTCAAAGTTTCCATGCCATCCTCCAAATTGAGCTAATCCAAAATAGTAAGCGGCAAATGCTCCACCTAAAACTTGTATAACTCCTGAAACGAATGGAATTATCATGGCAGCCTTCAATCCACCTTTTCTGTTAGCGAACACTGCAAATGTAGCATTATCAAAGAATAATGGTACGAATCCACTTATTATAAGTACTGGACTTTGGAAAACTACAAGTCCTATTATTGCTATAAATTGACCTACTGCTCCAAATAAGAATCCAATAGTAACTGCATTTGGATGTCCAAATCCATAAGTTGCTGCACAGTCTACAGCTGGTACTGATCCTGGAAGTATTTTATTTGAAATACCTTGGAATGATTCAGTAAGTTCTGAAACGAACATTCTAACACCCATTTGTAATATACTTAAATAAACTGCAAAGTTAAGTGATTTTTCTAGTATGTAAAATAAGAAATTTGTATTTTGATCAAATCCCTTATCGATTGTATGCATTAAATCTGGTCCTAGTATTCCCAT from Clostridium perfringens carries:
- a CDS encoding PTS sugar transporter subunit IIB; its protein translation is MLKVIAACGNGMGSSQIIKMKIEKIFKKLNIPVSIHHTSIGAAKTEASSYDVVFCSDALKGNFDKAKASGTIVIGLKNLLSEKEIEEKIVENIVNK
- a CDS encoding L-ribulose-5-phosphate 3-epimerase, whose amino-acid sequence is MKEYFIGLYEKAMPNTLTWREKLQCAKENNFDFLEVSIDETDEKLKRLDMTKEERQVLVDLMYEVGLPIRTMCLSGHRKYPIGSADETTRNRGMRIMEKAIELADDLGIRIIQLAGYDVYYEEGSEETRKLFYENLKKSVEMAARSGIILAFETMETEFMNTVEKAMNYVKKIDSPYLGVYPDCGNITNAATKYNKNVIEDLRSGKGHIMAVHLKETKPGKFREIPFGTGHVDFESIIKESYNMGVRRFVTEFWYTGTGDYRVEIKNSRKFIEEKFNKALEK
- a CDS encoding tetratricopeptide repeat protein yields the protein MNIAYDFIIALILAFVLVMMKQYVFALIVVVIYALYKYNKKKPYILAYKGNVSFRNGEREKALELYKKACTYKNASDSIRLQYAYLTLYLGNLEEATKLLSAIDYDKLPERLRASYTMTDSLITWKNGDLKKAIENLKNLHTQYEHTTVYETLGYFLILDKRYEEALEYNLLAYEYDQDNKVIMDNLAQSYYFTGNIEKAKEVYTKLLDEDPGIPEPYYYYGLILRDEGDTKGALESFDKALTKRESYLSALNKDKIRAAIQELNI
- the araD gene encoding L-ribulose-5-phosphate 4-epimerase, which gives rise to MLENLKKEVYEANMLLPKYNLVTFTWGNVSAIDREKGLVVIKPSGVEYDTMKPEDMVVVDLEGNIVEGKYKPSSDTDTHLKLYKEFKNIGGIVHTHSRWATIFAQAGRGIKPYGTTQADYFADEIPCTRDMTREEIEGNYEYNTGVVIVERFKDMNPENIPAVLVKNHGPFTWGKDAKDAVHNAVVLEEVAMMAYNTEILANKNVDSMSDDLLNKHFSRKHGPNAYYGQTGA